From the Tenacibaculum dicentrarchi genome, the window GTGCAAGTAAGAGTAACAAGGAGGATTGTGTAAAATAATTTTAACAAACTATGATTTTAGTCATTTATTATAGTTATTTGATAAGGTAATTTTGTAGTATATTTTTAAAATAATTAATCATGAAAAAAGTTTTTTTAAGTATTGCTTTAGGCGTGTTATTTTTTACCAATGTAAATAATGCAAATGCTCAAGAAAGTTCAAAGAAGGGTTTAAAAAACACGACAAAAACGGACAAAAAATGGCAAGCTCGTTTCAGATGGGTTAGTGTATTACCAAACGAATCGGCAACGATAGAAACTATTGGAGGCGATGTTGATATTACACAAAGTTTTATTCCAGAATTAGATTTTACGTATTTTTTCACCGAAAATATTGCGGCAGAATTAATTTTAGGAACAACACAGCACGATGTTAAAGCAACAGCAACAACTTTAGGAAATGTAAATTTAGGCGATGTTTGGTTATTGCCTCCAACCTTAACAGTTCAGTATCATTTTACAGGAATGAACAAATTCAGACCGTATGTAGGAGCAGGGATAAATTACACTATTTTTTACGATGCAAATCCAGGAGGTGTTATTGATGTTGATTACGATAACGCCTTCGGATACGCTGCTCAATTAGGTTTCGATTATGATTTAAACGACACTTGGTTTTTAAATGTTGATGCAAAATACATCGGATTAAGTACTGATGTTACTGTAAATGCAGGAATTGCTACGGTAACTGCCGATGTTGATATCAATCCTATTTTAGTAGGTTTTGGTGTTGGTATGAGATTTTAAGCTTTAACAAACAACAATAAAGCGAGAAAAAAAGAGCGAAGAAAAAGAAAAAAATTGTTAATACCGTTATTACAGTAAACAGTTACAGTATTATCCTATTGCTAAAAAAAGAAAAGAACAAAAACAAACAACGAAAAAAGAGCTACCCTAAAAAGGTAGCTCTTTTGATTTTAGTTAGATTTTAGCTAGTAATTAATAAATTTAAATAGTAGTTTCTAGTGTAACAGTTTGATTTCTAAAAACCAAATTATCATCAAAGGCATCTAATAGAATCACACTATCAGTGGTAATATTTCCTGATAATATTTCTTTCGATAATTGATTTAATACTTCTTTTTGAATCACACGCTTTACAGGTCTTGCACCAAATTCTGGTTGATATCCTTTTTTAGCCAGATATGCAACGGCATCATCAGTGGCATCTAAAGTAATATGTTGTTCGGCTATCATCTTTTTAACACCGTTTAATTGTATGCGTACAATCTGTTTAATATCTTTTTCTGATAAAGGCGTAAACAAGATAATATCATCAATTCTATTGATAAACTCAGGGCGGACGGTTTGTTTTAATAATCCTAAAACATCGGTTTTAGCTGAATCCATAGCGACATCAACATCATCTTTTAAAGCATCGAAACCTTCAAATTTCTCTTGAATTAAATGACTTCCCATGTTAGAGGTCATAATAATGATAGTGTTTTTAAAATCGGCAACACGCCCTTTGTTATCCGTTAAACGTCCTTCATCTAAAACTTGTAATAAAACATTAAACGTATCAGGATGTGCTTTTTCAATTTCATCTAACAGGACGACAGAATAAGGCTTTCTACGAACTGCCTCTGTTAATTGTCCACCTTCGTCATAACCAACGTATCCTGGAGGTGCTCCGACTAATCGGCTCACCGAATGACGCTCCTGATATTCACTCATATCAATACGAGTCATGGCATTTTCATCATCAAACAAATAATCGGCTAAGGCTTTTGCTAATTCTGTTTTTCCGACTCCTGTAGTTCCTAAAAATAAAAAACTTCCTAAGGGTTTGTTCGGGTTTTGCAAACCTGCTCTTGAACGACGAACCGCATCAGAAACTGCTGTAATTGCTTCTTGCTGTCCTACAACACGTTTGTGTAATTCATCTTCTAGTTTTAATAATTTTTCACGTTCCGACTGAATCATTTTAGTAACAGGAACGCCTGTCCATTTTGCCACAACTTCGGCAATATCTTCGTAAGTAACTTCTTCTTTAATTAAAGAATTTTCACGTTGATTTTCTAAAATAGCTTGCTGTTCTTCTAGTGATTTTTGAGCTTCTTTAATTTTTCCGTAGCGTAATTCGGCAACTTTACCGTAATCGCCATTTCGCTCGGCTTTATCAGCTTCTAAATTATAATTTTCGATATCCGTTTTTAATTGTTGAACCGTATCTACCACGGCTTTTTCTGATTGCCATTTTGCGTTTATTTCATTGCGTTCTTCTTTTAAATTAGCAACATCTTCATTTAAAAATTTTAATTTAACAACATCATTTTCACGTTTAATTGCTTCAATTTCAATTTCTAATTGCATTATTTTACGGTCAAGGATATCTAAATTTTCAGGTTTAGAATTCATTTCCATACGCAATTTAGCCGCCGATTCGTCCATTAAATCGATGGCTTTATCTGGTAAAAATCGATTGGTAATATAACGTTGCGATAATTCA encodes:
- a CDS encoding OmpW/AlkL family protein, whose product is MKKVFLSIALGVLFFTNVNNANAQESSKKGLKNTTKTDKKWQARFRWVSVLPNESATIETIGGDVDITQSFIPELDFTYFFTENIAAELILGTTQHDVKATATTLGNVNLGDVWLLPPTLTVQYHFTGMNKFRPYVGAGINYTIFYDANPGGVIDVDYDNAFGYAAQLGFDYDLNDTWFLNVDAKYIGLSTDVTVNAGIATVTADVDINPILVGFGVGMRF
- the clpB gene encoding ATP-dependent chaperone ClpB, with amino-acid sequence MNLNNYTTKSQETIQKAQQIAQEYGHQQLENEHIFKALFSVDENVLPFILKKLNINITLLKQILDKQLEGFPKVSGGELMLSKQANKALNEASIIAKKMNDEYVSIEHLILAIFKSKSQIAQVLKDQGVTEKSLTATIDELRKGERVTSQSAEETYNSLNKYANNLNKLAQDGKLDPVIGRDEEIRRLLQILSRRTKNNPILVGEPGTGKTAIAEGLAHRIIRGDVPENLKDKVIYSLDMGALIAGAKYKGEFEERLKSVVKEVTASEGDIVLFIDEIHTLVGAGGGDGAMDAANILKPALARGELRAIGATTLDEYQKYFEKDKALERRFQKVIVDEPDTESAISILRGIKEKYEAHHKVRIKDEAIIGSVELSQRYITNRFLPDKAIDLMDESAAKLRMEMNSKPENLDILDRKIMQLEIEIEAIKRENDVVKLKFLNEDVANLKEERNEINAKWQSEKAVVDTVQQLKTDIENYNLEADKAERNGDYGKVAELRYGKIKEAQKSLEEQQAILENQRENSLIKEEVTYEDIAEVVAKWTGVPVTKMIQSEREKLLKLEDELHKRVVGQQEAITAVSDAVRRSRAGLQNPNKPLGSFLFLGTTGVGKTELAKALADYLFDDENAMTRIDMSEYQERHSVSRLVGAPPGYVGYDEGGQLTEAVRRKPYSVVLLDEIEKAHPDTFNVLLQVLDEGRLTDNKGRVADFKNTIIIMTSNMGSHLIQEKFEGFDALKDDVDVAMDSAKTDVLGLLKQTVRPEFINRIDDIILFTPLSEKDIKQIVRIQLNGVKKMIAEQHITLDATDDAVAYLAKKGYQPEFGARPVKRVIQKEVLNQLSKEILSGNITTDSVILLDAFDDNLVFRNQTVTLETTI